From Acropora muricata isolate sample 2 chromosome 14, ASM3666990v1, whole genome shotgun sequence, one genomic window encodes:
- the LOC136897850 gene encoding uncharacterized protein, which produces MGLKFRPSLKPPTEAQFDLQIKDFCRRVRLQDLFAHQPQDPDFNPRLYVPSGWNPPRQNPELEEKLFELRKELRRSISECKPHWKGNLTSYDRAELRELKHNRTVKVLPTDKNLGPALLSTDWVKHETLRHLHDDLSYAKVTLEDWYAHRDNVIKCREQLMSTYCQFIVPNAARFLRSYDHFVTPAKFYVIPKIHKTPMVGRPIAASHSYITRPISIFVDELVKPIIRMPTVLRDSSELIRLLENAILPNSNCFLVTADVVSLYPNVDIKKALVALDLLLREGQAPETPLLVQLARLVLENNYLSSEFSQDIFHQEYGIAMGTPFAVTIANAFMYLHEKDIVDRYSRYLILYKRFIDDILAIWDGPKDTLLEFLDALNSKTDRIKLTYYISNSSISFLDLFLYRDISSNVLHFSTFQKPLNKYLYIPFESFHPSSNKKAFIKGELMRYARNSSSFASFAEIREKFWKRLRLRGYPFRFLLPLFRTIRYRDRAGWLSRKPNNRFTGNKTIVFKTTFNCSHTRIKRVISQILPDLDCTVCYKSTVTLAYLCK; this is translated from the coding sequence ATGGGTCTTAAATTTAGACCTTCGCTCAAACCTCCTACAGAAGCTCAGTTCGATCTACAGATCAAAGATTTTTGTCGCAGAGTCCGCCTCCAAGATTTGTTTGCTCATCAGCCACAGGATCCTGACTTCAATCCACGATTGTACGTGCCTAGTGGCTGGAATCCACCGCGACAAAACCCTGAACTTGAAGAGAAACTTTTTGAATTACGCAAGGAACTGCGGAGAAGCATCTCTGAATGCAAGCCGCATTGGAAGGGCAATCTCACAAGTTATGACAGAGCAGAACTCCGAGAGCTTAAACACAACCGCACTGTCAAAGTTTTACCAACCGACAAGAACTTGGGCCCAGCGCTTTTGTCTACGGATTGGGTGAAACATGAGACACTCAGGCATCTACACGATGATCTCTCATATGCCAAGGTCACTCTCGAGGACTGGTATGCTCACCGTGATAATGTAATTAAGTGTCGTGAACAGCTCATGTCAACATACTGTCAGTTTATTGTCCCTAATGCAGCTAGATTTCTTCGTAGTTACGATCATTTTGTTACTCCGGCTAAATTCTATGTTATCCCTAAGATACATAAGACGCCTATGGTGGGGAGACCTATAGCGGCCTCTCACTCATATATCACCAGGCCTATTAGTATTTTTGTGGACGAACTTGTCAAGCCTATAATACGTATGCCAACCGTCCTTAGGGATTCCAGCGAGTTGATTCGATTATTGGAAAACGCGATATTGCCTAATTCCAACTGCTTTTTAGTCACCGCGGACGTCGTCTCCCTTTATCCTAATGTGGATATTAAGAAAGCATTGGTAGCCCTCGATTTACTCCTTCGCGAGGGACAGGCACCTGAAACTCCATTATTGGTTCAGCTCGCTAGGCTTGTCTtagagaataattatttatcctcGGAGTTTAGCCAGGACATCTTTCATCAAGAATACGGTATCGCCATGGGAACCCCATTTGCCGTCACGATCGCCAATGCATTCATGTATCTTCATGAGAAAGATATCGTAGACAGATATTCTCGTTATCTTATTCTCTACAAACGATTCATTGATGACATTCTAGCTATCTGGGATGGCCCCAAAGATACCCTTCTAGAATTTCTGGATGCTCTTAATAGCAAAACAGATCGTATAAAACTTACTTACTATATTAGCAATAGTAGCATTTCCTTTCTGGATTTGTTTCTCTATAGAGACATTTCATCCAATGTACTGCATTTTTCTACTTTTCAAAAACCTCTTAACAAATATCTGTATATCCCCTTCGAGTCGTTTCACCCTTCCAGCAATAAGAAGGCCTTTATTAAGGGGGAATTAATGAGGTATGCTAGAAATAGCTCTTCCTTTGCATCTTTTGCTGAGATAAgagagaaattttggaaacgaCTACGGCTGAGGGGATACCCATTCAGATTTTTGCTCCCACTGTTTCGCACAATACGTTACAGAGATAGGGCAGGATGGCTAAGTAGAAAACCTAATAATAGGTTTACCGGTAACAAGACTATTGTCTTTAAAACCACTTTTAACTGCAGTCACACACGCATCAAGCGTGTTATTAGCCAGATACTACCAGATTTGGATTGCACTGTCTGTTACAAATCTACTGTTACTTTAGCTTATCTATGTAAATAA
- the LOC136898521 gene encoding uncharacterized protein isoform X3: MLNESKVVLCYCYCSEQSSNHTGLQVDDVPHGFDELTGSSSQNQATCKLVNIRDQIKQEAIEEKPRKGMLYSSSQPFLPCRSFRPFWEVWGSEL; encoded by the exons ATGCTCAATGAATCG AAGGTGGTATTGTGTTACTGCTATTGTTCTGAACAAAGTTCCAATCATACAGGCCTGCAGGTTGATGATGTGCCACATGGTTTTG ATGAGCTCACTGGCTCTAGTTCCCAAAATCAAGCCACATGCAAGCTTGTTAACATCAGAGACCAAATTAAACAGGAGGCAATAGAAGAGAAACCGAGAAAAGGGATGCTCT ATTCAAGCTCCCAGCCATTCCTTCCCTGCAGAAGTTTCAGACCTTTTTGGGAAGTATGGGGTTCAG AGTTGTGA
- the LOC136899256 gene encoding CUB domain-containing protein 2-like: MNFLLALGVLCGFATKLTTVSGLNSTAIPPTTMNVTSSGCRGQLKAYNNVVESPGYPFRYPNYMDCYFWVPISQGKALRIVFDDFNLESHSSCGWDYLRIRNDKGFTYGKYCGVQSGKIVLVTGSRASFHFHSDFSIQRQGFRLYLSTISSDCSPIVNNTWESPGYPSSYPRNLDCNISVPIPSGAEMRIFFQAFYLPYSSYGGCWYDYLVIRNDNGDDFGTYCGSRAWTTVVVNGTNVVLTFHSGSRRNGGRFRLRFTPIYPTAAPSTQPPAPTTYPACPQLINNTLESPGYPSYYTHRMDCNISVPIPSGTDMRIFFENFYTPRFYWNCGDYGSLELMNENGDSFGKYCGNKTGQAVVVNGSLVVLRYRSGDYGSYGRFRLLFTPVYPFPTNHPNPSQVPPSHGRDPQSQLRKFIANLRDILVQMEYVVDNQLGGPSFGNFTKREHIARINDAVKNVEAAMKRAGPQKRKLDTVTFEQLKKRAAEVIAKMENKEDQFKKRAQLDVAKGKSQVEDQKLAKEREENIQKNLFKEEKIGR, translated from the exons ATGAATTTCCTCCTG GCATTGGGTGTTCTTTGTGGTTTTGCCACTAAACTCACAACAGTCAGCGGCCTTAACTCGACAG CCATACCACCGACGACTATGAATGTGACTTCATCAG GTTGTCGTGGACAATTGAAAGCTTACAACAATGTTGTGGAAAGTCCCGGATATCCATTCCGTTACCCAAACTACATGGACTGTTATTTCTGGGTTCCTATTTCTCAAGGGAAAGCACTGAGGATCGTATTTGATGATTTCAACTTGGAGTCTCATTCATCTTGTGG CTGGGATTATCTAAGAATAAGGAACGACAAGGGATTTACCTATGGTAAATATTGTGGCGTGCAGTCTGGTAAAATTGTCCTGGTTACCGGTAGCAGAGCTAGCTTCCACTTTCATTCAGACTTCAGTATCCAAAGGCAGGGATTCAGGTTATACCTTTCAACCATTTCCTCGG atTGCTCACCAATTGTAAACAACACCTGGGAGAGTCCGGGATATCCCAGCAGCTATCCACGCAATTTAGATTGCAACATTTCCGTTCCCATTCCTTCCGGCGCAGAGATGCGAATTTTCTTTCAAGCCTTCTACCTGCCGTATAGTTCATATGGAGGGTGCTG GTACGATTATCTGGTAATACGCAATGACAACGGAGACGACTTTGGTACCTATTGCGGTTCTCGAGCGTGGACAACTGTCGTGGTAAATGGTACTAATGTCGTTCTAACATTTCATTCAGGCAGTCGCAGAAACGGTGGAAGATTTCGGTTACGCTTCACCCCTATTTACC CAACTGCAGCTCCATCGACACAACCACCTGCACCGACAACATATCCAG cCTGCCCACAACTTATCAACAACACCTTGGAAAGCCCAGGATATCCCAGCTACTATACACATAGAATGGATTGCAACATCTCCGTTCCCATTCCCTCGGGCACGGACATGCGAATCTTCTTTGAGAACTTCTACACGCCTCGCTTTTATTGGAACTGCGG GGATTATGGTTCTCTGGAGCTAATGAATGAAAACGGAGACAGTTTTGGAAAATATTGTGGGAATAAAACCGGACAAGCCGTCGTGGTGAATGGTAGCCTTGTTGTTCTAAGATATCGTTCAGGAGATTATGGCAGTTATGGTCGATTTCGGTTGCTTTTTACCCCTGTTTATC CATTCCCAACAAACCACCCAAATCCTTCACAAGTACCTCCCTCACATGGGCGCGATCCTCAAAG tCAACTCAGAAAATTTATTGCTAACCTTCGAGACATCCTCGTTCAG ATGGAATACGTGGTAGACAACCAACTTGGTGGTCCTTCCTTTGGGAACTTCACCAAACGGGAACACATAG CTCGCATCAATGACGCTGTGAAGAACGTGGAAGCTGCGATGAAAAGAGCCGGTCCGCAAAAGCGTAAACTCGACACAGTGACATTTGAACAGTTGAAGAAGAGGGCTGCTGAAGTAATAGCAAAGATGGAAAATAAGGAAG ATCAATTCAAGAAAAGAGCGCAGTTGGATGTTGCAAAAGGGAAAAGTCAAGTAGAGGATCAAAAGCTGGcgaaagagagagaggaaaacATCCAAAAGAACCTGTTCAAAGAAGAGAAGATAGGACGTTGA
- the LOC136898521 gene encoding uncharacterized protein isoform X2 has product MALSKVSPDIEKVVLCYCYCSEQSSNHTGLQVDDVPHGFDELTGSSSQNQATCKLVNIRDQIKQEAIEEKPRKGMLYSSSQPFLPCRSFRPFWEVWGSEL; this is encoded by the exons ATGGCGTTGTCAAAGGTTTCGCCTGATATTGAG AAGGTGGTATTGTGTTACTGCTATTGTTCTGAACAAAGTTCCAATCATACAGGCCTGCAGGTTGATGATGTGCCACATGGTTTTG ATGAGCTCACTGGCTCTAGTTCCCAAAATCAAGCCACATGCAAGCTTGTTAACATCAGAGACCAAATTAAACAGGAGGCAATAGAAGAGAAACCGAGAAAAGGGATGCTCT ATTCAAGCTCCCAGCCATTCCTTCCCTGCAGAAGTTTCAGACCTTTTTGGGAAGTATGGGGTTCAG AGTTGTGA
- the LOC136898521 gene encoding uncharacterized protein isoform X1: MTLIGWSINFLASVQKVVLCYCYCSEQSSNHTGLQVDDVPHGFDELTGSSSQNQATCKLVNIRDQIKQEAIEEKPRKGMLYSSSQPFLPCRSFRPFWEVWGSEL, translated from the exons ATGACACTTATAGGATGGTCAATTAATTTCCTTGCTTCTGTGCAGAAGGTGGTATTGTGTTACTGCTATTGTTCTGAACAAAGTTCCAATCATACAGGCCTGCAGGTTGATGATGTGCCACATGGTTTTG ATGAGCTCACTGGCTCTAGTTCCCAAAATCAAGCCACATGCAAGCTTGTTAACATCAGAGACCAAATTAAACAGGAGGCAATAGAAGAGAAACCGAGAAAAGGGATGCTCT ATTCAAGCTCCCAGCCATTCCTTCCCTGCAGAAGTTTCAGACCTTTTTGGGAAGTATGGGGTTCAG AGTTGTGA